One Agrococcus jenensis genomic region harbors:
- a CDS encoding DUF6069 family protein produces MTNASQPGAAAAQVELPAAPGHSPGRRRGRSLLARGLLSAGIATAVNLAILAAASAAGASMVVAQGGSEIAVGLIPVLVATFVPLALATVVAWLLAKRWPRSIPVLAWVGLAVAALSTTAPLSGALDTGTGIALALMHLVAGVSWFTALRSQRRR; encoded by the coding sequence ATGACGAACGCATCCCAGCCCGGTGCAGCTGCAGCGCAGGTCGAGCTGCCCGCTGCCCCCGGGCACTCGCCGGGCCGCCGTCGCGGCCGTAGCCTGCTCGCGCGCGGGCTGCTCAGCGCGGGCATCGCGACGGCCGTCAACCTGGCGATCCTCGCGGCCGCCTCTGCTGCCGGCGCGTCCATGGTGGTGGCGCAGGGTGGATCGGAGATCGCGGTGGGACTCATCCCGGTGCTCGTGGCGACCTTCGTGCCCCTCGCGCTGGCGACGGTCGTCGCGTGGCTGCTCGCGAAGCGCTGGCCGCGCAGCATTCCGGTGCTCGCGTGGGTGGGCCTCGCCGTCGCGGCGCTGTCGACGACCGCGCCGCTCTCCGGCGCCCTCGACACGGGCACCGGCATCGCGCTGGCGCTCATGCACCTCGTCGCGGGGGTGAGCTGGTTCACGGCGCTCCGCTCGCAGCGCCGCCGCTGA
- a CDS encoding MarR family winged helix-turn-helix transcriptional regulator has product MTEPDALQETRELAMLTHRAAALAGADLTRAAQPMGITPSMARVLLLLDEPMPMRRIAERLLVDASYVTGVADELEARGVAERTAGPDRRVKLLAPTPAGVEIRARLVGAVTSESTAMRALDAAERAQLRSLLAKLVDGA; this is encoded by the coding sequence GTGACGGAGCCGGATGCCCTGCAGGAGACGCGCGAGCTCGCGATGCTCACCCACCGCGCGGCCGCGCTCGCGGGTGCGGACCTCACGAGAGCCGCGCAACCCATGGGCATCACGCCGTCGATGGCGCGCGTGCTGCTCCTGCTCGACGAGCCGATGCCGATGCGACGCATCGCCGAGCGGCTGCTCGTCGATGCCTCGTACGTCACCGGCGTCGCCGATGAGCTCGAAGCCCGCGGCGTGGCGGAGCGGACCGCTGGGCCAGATCGACGCGTGAAGCTGCTGGCGCCGACCCCGGCAGGCGTGGAGATCCGTGCACGCCTCGTGGGCGCCGTGACCTCCGAGTCGACCGCGATGCGTGCGCTCGATGCCGCAGAGCGAGCGCAGCTGCGGTCGCTGCTCGCCAAGCTCGTCGACGGCGCGTAG
- a CDS encoding TetR/AcrR family transcriptional regulator, which produces MARPKHRILSPQLIAGAALRLVAKHGDFTIPGVAAALGVHPSSLYHHLPGGRAAIVHRMREELYGSIDLGRALDASEAPLERLRLWMRAYRAATARVPAVVPVLVGAPVEDFRTLEIYEALFVILRDAGVPVEQRVACSAMVDALVLGSAVDAGSPAPLWRSEGHDLPELRGVVAARDDADRARAGFELGVEAVVAAVSSLAVPTRVA; this is translated from the coding sequence GTGGCCAGGCCGAAGCACCGCATCCTCTCCCCGCAGCTGATCGCGGGAGCGGCGCTTCGGCTGGTCGCGAAGCACGGCGACTTCACGATCCCGGGTGTCGCCGCGGCGCTCGGCGTGCACCCGTCGTCGCTGTACCACCACCTGCCCGGCGGGCGCGCGGCGATCGTGCACCGCATGCGCGAGGAGCTGTACGGCTCCATCGACCTCGGGCGCGCGCTCGACGCCTCCGAGGCACCGCTCGAGCGGCTGCGGCTGTGGATGCGGGCGTACCGCGCGGCCACCGCCCGCGTCCCGGCCGTCGTGCCGGTGCTCGTCGGGGCGCCGGTCGAGGACTTCCGAACGCTCGAGATCTACGAGGCGCTGTTCGTCATCCTGCGGGATGCGGGGGTGCCGGTCGAGCAGCGGGTCGCGTGCTCGGCGATGGTCGATGCGCTCGTGCTCGGGTCGGCCGTCGACGCCGGGTCGCCAGCGCCGCTGTGGCGCAGCGAGGGGCACGACCTGCCGGAGCTGCGAGGGGTCGTCGCCGCGCGAGATGATGCGGACCGCGCGCGCGCGGGCTTCGAGCTGGGCGTCGAGGCGGTCGTGGCCGCGGTGTCGAGCCTCGCGGTGCCGACGCGCGTCGCCTAG
- a CDS encoding alcohol dehydrogenase catalytic domain-containing protein, translating to MATTRAAVYSGKPELDIREVTLRDPGPGEVLVRIGASGVCGSDRHVLDGDWEMPQPTIMGHEGAGVVEAVGDGVRSLEPGDHVIMTWFYPCGVCTSCREGRTWVCTGSGSEACVLPDGSTPMTLDGAIAYPYLAVGSMSERVVVAEQAAIKVPKELPFDVAALIGCSIATGVGAVVNDAELKAGRSALVIGAGGVGISIIMGLALAGASPIIVADVTDASLELAREFGATHTVKSDASLPDRIRELVPEGVDVAFEAIGRPDTIAIMPATLKRGGTAVIVGLPPQDRPVPIDALALAEEGKSLLGSNYGSTVPARDFPMLAQLYLDGRLPIDRLITNRIPLDEVNDAFDLMRSGARGRSVIMF from the coding sequence ATGGCGACCACGCGCGCAGCCGTCTACAGCGGCAAGCCCGAGCTCGACATCCGCGAGGTCACCCTCCGCGACCCCGGCCCCGGCGAGGTGCTCGTGCGCATCGGCGCCTCGGGTGTCTGCGGCTCCGACCGGCACGTGCTCGACGGCGACTGGGAGATGCCGCAGCCGACGATCATGGGCCACGAGGGCGCGGGCGTCGTCGAGGCGGTCGGCGACGGCGTGCGCAGCCTCGAGCCCGGCGACCACGTGATCATGACGTGGTTCTACCCGTGCGGCGTCTGCACCAGCTGCCGCGAGGGCCGCACCTGGGTGTGCACCGGCTCCGGCTCGGAGGCGTGCGTGCTGCCGGATGGGTCGACCCCGATGACCCTCGACGGCGCCATCGCCTACCCCTACCTGGCGGTCGGCTCGATGAGCGAGCGCGTCGTGGTGGCCGAGCAGGCCGCGATCAAGGTGCCGAAGGAGCTGCCGTTCGACGTCGCGGCGCTCATCGGCTGCTCGATCGCGACCGGCGTCGGCGCGGTCGTCAACGACGCCGAGCTGAAGGCGGGCCGCTCCGCGCTCGTCATCGGCGCGGGCGGCGTGGGTATCAGCATCATCATGGGCCTCGCGCTCGCCGGCGCGAGCCCGATCATCGTCGCCGACGTGACGGATGCGTCGCTCGAGCTCGCACGCGAGTTCGGCGCGACGCACACGGTGAAGTCGGATGCGTCGCTCCCCGACCGCATCCGGGAGCTCGTGCCCGAGGGCGTCGACGTCGCGTTCGAGGCGATCGGCCGCCCCGACACGATCGCGATCATGCCGGCCACGCTCAAGCGGGGCGGCACCGCGGTCATCGTCGGCCTGCCGCCGCAGGACCGGCCGGTGCCGATCGACGCGCTCGCGCTCGCCGAGGAGGGCAAGTCGCTGCTCGGCTCGAACTACGGCTCGACCGTGCCGGCGCGCGACTTCCCGATGCTCGCGCAGCTCTACCTCGACGGCCGCCTGCCGATCGACCGGCTCATCACGAACCGCATCCCACTCGACGAGGTGAACGACGCCTTCGACCTCATGCGGTCGGGCGCCCGCGGGCGAAGCGTCATCATGTTCTGA
- a CDS encoding purine-cytosine permease family protein, with the protein MSARGEAVVDPKLANEHVFGTFPLLKKERFWSALDFTWVNTALAIATWAFLVGGSTALLVGFEAGIAAMLIGNAIGLCFMVLASVVASQRWGSEQYTLLRGAFGVVGVGIIVFTVILVTEMGWSSLLAVMAGRATSQVAATFAGTDLGQYGPVVTIGGLVAILIAWWVLSRGPVTIGRFNAIIAPGLAVVTVIMMVFLVVNTSWDALFTASPIAPFDDPTLNFMVAVEFNVGVGVSWYPVMGSLARMTRSRKAAVWPAYGALLVATLIAQIVGMAAALTLGDSDPTVWMVPFGGAILGAAVLIFIAFANITSMSSIVYSTILAIRQSSGGLLAKVPWKVLTASFFIVPAIMTFFPQFMYEQFMIFVSVSGAFLTAVCGIAVADYFVLRKQRVDLRELHLGQRGTLYAFAGGINWAGLIALVAGAAFYLWLYNPITLETQAVFSVITASLPAAIVAAVVYLALSAVLYRGRATEVVR; encoded by the coding sequence GTGAGCGCGCGCGGCGAGGCCGTCGTCGACCCGAAGCTCGCCAACGAGCACGTCTTCGGCACCTTCCCGCTGCTGAAGAAGGAGCGCTTCTGGAGCGCCCTCGACTTCACGTGGGTCAACACCGCCCTCGCGATCGCGACGTGGGCGTTCCTCGTCGGCGGCTCGACGGCGCTGCTCGTCGGCTTCGAGGCGGGCATCGCCGCGATGCTCATCGGCAACGCCATCGGCCTCTGCTTCATGGTGCTCGCCTCCGTCGTCGCCTCGCAGCGCTGGGGCTCGGAGCAGTACACGCTGCTGCGCGGCGCCTTCGGCGTCGTCGGCGTCGGCATCATCGTCTTCACCGTCATCCTCGTCACCGAGATGGGCTGGTCGTCGCTGCTCGCCGTCATGGCCGGCCGCGCCACGAGCCAGGTCGCCGCGACCTTCGCCGGCACCGACCTCGGCCAGTACGGCCCGGTCGTCACGATCGGCGGCCTCGTCGCCATCCTCATCGCCTGGTGGGTGCTCTCCCGCGGACCCGTCACGATCGGCCGCTTCAACGCGATCATCGCGCCCGGACTCGCCGTCGTCACCGTGATCATGATGGTGTTCCTCGTCGTCAACACGTCGTGGGACGCCCTCTTCACCGCCTCGCCGATCGCGCCGTTCGACGACCCGACGCTCAACTTCATGGTGGCGGTCGAGTTCAACGTCGGCGTCGGCGTCTCCTGGTACCCCGTGATGGGATCGCTCGCGCGCATGACCCGCAGCCGCAAGGCCGCCGTCTGGCCCGCCTACGGAGCACTGCTCGTCGCCACGCTCATCGCGCAGATCGTGGGCATGGCCGCCGCGCTCACGCTCGGCGACTCCGACCCGACCGTCTGGATGGTGCCGTTCGGCGGCGCGATCCTCGGCGCCGCGGTGCTCATCTTCATCGCCTTCGCCAACATCACGTCGATGTCGTCGATCGTCTACTCGACGATCCTCGCCATCCGGCAGTCGTCCGGTGGGCTGCTCGCGAAGGTGCCGTGGAAGGTGCTGACCGCGTCGTTCTTCATCGTGCCCGCGATCATGACCTTCTTCCCGCAGTTCATGTACGAGCAGTTCATGATCTTCGTCTCGGTCTCGGGCGCCTTCCTGACCGCCGTCTGCGGCATCGCCGTCGCCGACTACTTCGTGCTGCGCAAGCAGCGCGTCGACCTCCGCGAGCTGCACCTCGGGCAGCGCGGCACGCTCTACGCCTTCGCCGGCGGCATCAACTGGGCCGGCCTCATCGCGCTCGTCGCGGGCGCCGCGTTCTACCTGTGGCTCTACAACCCGATCACGCTGGAGACGCAGGCCGTCTTCTCGGTGATCACGGCATCCCTGCCCGCAGCCATCGTCGCCGCGGTCGTCTACCTCGCGCTCTCCGCCGTGCTCTACCGCGGCCGCGCCACGGAGGTGGTGCGCTGA
- a CDS encoding nitrilase-related carbon-nitrogen hydrolase has product MDAPKSHAIAVAQGVAVIDDVDQNLATLDGLVASAAEQGADVVVTPELFATGYAPDRAWKHDGAAIRVALAAIARSHGIGLVASSVDTVGPAHHISASFFSPEGEELSRVHKRHLFGGVEQEYMTPAAAYGEPVNWNGTSWGVGICYDVEFPEFARSLSVAGADILLVPTAVPRVEEGIEGLGDAWHYSATQISTLQVPARALENGVVIAYANQCGPGFTGRSCIATPFGHNAVLLSDGPGVSVAQVRTEAIARSRIINSYLFDLGSQS; this is encoded by the coding sequence ATGGATGCGCCGAAGAGCCACGCGATCGCCGTCGCCCAGGGGGTCGCCGTGATCGACGACGTCGATCAGAACCTCGCGACGCTCGATGGGCTGGTCGCGTCCGCGGCCGAGCAGGGCGCCGACGTCGTCGTGACGCCCGAGCTCTTCGCCACTGGCTACGCGCCCGACCGCGCGTGGAAGCACGACGGTGCGGCGATCCGAGTGGCGCTCGCGGCCATAGCCCGCTCGCACGGGATCGGACTGGTCGCATCGTCGGTCGACACGGTGGGGCCTGCGCATCACATCTCGGCCTCGTTCTTCTCGCCCGAGGGGGAGGAGCTGTCGCGCGTGCACAAGCGCCACCTCTTCGGGGGCGTCGAGCAGGAGTACATGACGCCGGCGGCGGCCTACGGCGAGCCGGTCAATTGGAACGGCACGAGCTGGGGTGTCGGCATCTGCTACGACGTGGAGTTCCCAGAGTTCGCTCGCTCGCTCTCGGTCGCGGGCGCCGACATCCTGCTCGTGCCGACGGCCGTGCCGAGAGTAGAGGAGGGCATCGAGGGGCTCGGTGATGCGTGGCACTACTCCGCGACGCAGATCTCGACGCTGCAAGTGCCGGCGCGGGCTTTGGAGAACGGCGTGGTCATCGCCTATGCGAACCAGTGCGGTCCGGGCTTCACTGGCCGCAGCTGCATCGCGACGCCGTTCGGGCACAACGCGGTGCTGCTTAGCGATGGTCCAGGCGTCTCAGTCGCACAGGTGCGCACGGAGGCGATCGCGCGATCTCGAATCATAAACTCCTACCTTTTCGACCTCGGTTCGCAGAGCTGA
- a CDS encoding DNA adenine methylase, producing MATHRATAEATPANQAVAGGQPFLRWAGGKRWLTPQLARMIEGHKFERYVEPFLGGGAVFFAIASGRRALLSDLSEDLIEVYLTIRDSPEAVASRLNAYENTADCYYDARASQHGDVTERAARFIYLNHHSFNGIYRVNLRGEYNVPFGHRKNVVMPSAEELTLISSRLSLAELSSGDFSQTLSQVQRGDLVFLDPPYTVAHNDNGFVKYNQHLFAFEDQRRLAAAVAQIIEQGAHFILSNAAHPSILELFGKLGRVERVSRKNVIGGLKASRGSAQEYLFTNIEMRDANATS from the coding sequence TTGGCGACACATCGCGCGACCGCAGAGGCGACGCCCGCGAATCAAGCGGTCGCGGGTGGTCAACCGTTCCTGCGTTGGGCGGGCGGCAAGAGGTGGCTGACACCGCAACTCGCAAGAATGATCGAAGGCCACAAGTTCGAGCGCTACGTCGAGCCGTTTCTGGGCGGCGGCGCTGTCTTCTTTGCGATCGCCTCTGGCAGACGAGCGCTTCTCTCCGACCTCAGCGAAGACCTGATAGAGGTGTACTTAACCATAAGAGATAGCCCGGAGGCCGTCGCTTCTCGGCTAAACGCTTACGAGAACACGGCGGACTGCTACTACGATGCACGAGCAAGCCAGCATGGTGACGTGACGGAGCGTGCCGCCCGGTTTATCTACTTGAACCACCATTCATTCAATGGAATCTACCGGGTGAACTTGCGCGGCGAGTACAACGTCCCTTTTGGCCATAGAAAGAACGTTGTCATGCCCTCGGCGGAGGAACTTACTCTCATCAGCAGCCGCTTGAGCTTGGCGGAACTCTCATCGGGAGACTTCTCGCAGACCCTATCGCAAGTGCAACGAGGCGACCTAGTGTTCCTCGATCCGCCCTATACGGTCGCTCACAACGACAATGGCTTCGTAAAGTACAATCAGCATCTCTTCGCGTTCGAAGATCAACGGAGGTTGGCGGCAGCCGTCGCGCAGATTATAGAACAGGGAGCGCATTTCATCCTCAGCAACGCGGCGCATCCTTCCATTCTAGAATTATTCGGGAAGCTTGGACGCGTCGAGCGAGTGTCGCGCAAGAACGTTATTGGCGGGCTCAAAGCGTCGCGCGGATCTGCGCAAGAATACCTTTTCACGAACATTGAGATGCGAGACGCAAATGCAACTTCTTGA
- a CDS encoding DGQHR domain-containing protein, translating into MQLLDEKAIRSELPKRMSPYVREKIPAVRVPEYLAQQWVIDKELKRDVWMRKLKTHDRAFEDRVWSMFARLGFPSLNADRTLSLPYGANANETKQIDVLAVDDEVLLVVECKSSASDRAPVMTFKTEIEAIQGYRARMIGDLRKRFPDRKVKFVLAINNIAVRRESQDRMEAASIALLDEEAVDYYHELAGHLGPAAKFQLLGNLFAGTQIEAMESAVPAIRGKMGGHTYYSFAIEPERLLKLAYVLHRNNANTRWMPTYQRIIKRARLKKVAAFVEAGGFFPNSLIVNLNNGGRKVRFDSAGQKMGAVDLGVLHLPRKYRSAYIIDGQHRLYGFATSKRAQSELVPVVAFVDLPGEKQLELFMQINENQQSVPKNLQNTLNADLLWGSDDARKRSHALKLKVAQLLGEQKTSPLRGRVILGEEQSSDRRCISLDAIQRGVDRGRYIGEFNASSVKTLGSFYRTSNDDTVGPLVSFLELALDFLRDGLEAQWNLGRADGGFVFTNAGTEAVVRLCGDIVDHCNASGVTDSRNAAPEVVFVHVRPYLSYLVNYLSGLASDDVTEFRGWFGSGAPTKYLRKFQAAIAAEDASFEPEGLAEWLVDQKKQFNSESLTMVHDIEAFLKIEVRRVLEDNYGAEWYKKGVPKLVFEEASTLAAKKNWDQDLDSQVEWWDCLHVVDYQKIMRNGGMKTWNELFDSRFTLPSDAKASSWKDKSEWVTRFNEIRNTAFHGNAVSEEDYAFLLGLHASFPNA; encoded by the coding sequence ATGCAACTTCTTGATGAGAAGGCGATCCGCTCGGAGCTTCCGAAGCGGATGTCGCCATACGTCCGCGAGAAGATCCCCGCCGTACGCGTGCCCGAGTACCTCGCTCAGCAATGGGTGATCGATAAAGAGTTGAAGCGCGACGTCTGGATGCGAAAACTGAAGACTCACGATCGGGCCTTCGAAGACAGAGTGTGGTCGATGTTCGCGAGACTTGGGTTCCCTTCGCTCAACGCAGATCGGACCCTCAGTCTGCCGTACGGTGCAAATGCTAACGAGACCAAACAGATCGACGTACTTGCGGTGGACGATGAGGTGTTACTCGTAGTCGAATGCAAGTCGTCGGCGTCGGACAGGGCGCCGGTCATGACGTTCAAGACTGAGATCGAAGCTATACAGGGATACCGCGCCCGCATGATCGGCGACTTGCGGAAGCGGTTCCCCGACCGTAAGGTCAAATTCGTTCTCGCGATCAACAATATTGCAGTCAGGCGCGAAAGCCAGGATCGCATGGAGGCGGCGAGCATTGCGCTACTGGATGAAGAGGCAGTCGACTACTACCATGAGTTGGCTGGCCACCTAGGACCTGCCGCGAAATTTCAGTTGCTCGGCAACTTGTTTGCGGGAACGCAGATCGAGGCGATGGAAAGCGCGGTTCCTGCAATCAGGGGAAAGATGGGCGGTCACACGTACTACTCCTTCGCGATCGAGCCAGAGCGTTTACTCAAGCTGGCCTACGTGCTGCATCGGAACAATGCGAATACCCGGTGGATGCCCACGTACCAACGCATCATCAAGCGCGCTCGACTGAAGAAGGTTGCCGCGTTCGTGGAGGCGGGTGGCTTCTTCCCGAACTCGCTGATCGTCAATCTAAATAACGGTGGCCGCAAAGTCAGATTCGATTCGGCCGGGCAGAAGATGGGTGCCGTCGATCTGGGGGTGCTGCATCTGCCGAGGAAATATCGATCCGCTTACATCATCGATGGGCAGCACCGCCTCTACGGTTTCGCCACGTCGAAAAGAGCGCAAAGTGAACTGGTGCCGGTCGTGGCATTTGTTGACCTGCCAGGAGAGAAGCAACTAGAACTCTTTATGCAGATCAATGAGAACCAACAATCGGTGCCGAAGAATCTGCAGAACACGCTGAACGCTGATCTCTTGTGGGGCAGCGACGACGCTCGTAAGAGAAGTCACGCACTCAAGCTGAAAGTGGCTCAACTCCTGGGGGAGCAGAAGACGTCGCCGCTTAGGGGCCGCGTCATTCTTGGGGAAGAGCAAAGCAGCGATCGCCGGTGCATTAGCCTGGATGCGATTCAAAGAGGGGTGGACCGGGGTCGTTACATCGGCGAGTTCAACGCTTCTTCAGTAAAGACGCTCGGATCCTTCTATAGGACTTCCAACGATGACACTGTCGGCCCACTTGTGTCTTTTCTCGAACTCGCGCTCGACTTCCTGAGAGATGGCTTGGAAGCGCAGTGGAACTTGGGGCGGGCGGACGGCGGATTCGTTTTCACCAACGCCGGGACGGAAGCCGTCGTCCGGCTTTGTGGAGATATTGTCGACCATTGCAATGCGTCGGGCGTCACGGACTCTCGCAATGCTGCGCCCGAGGTTGTGTTCGTGCACGTCCGCCCCTACCTGTCATACCTGGTGAACTACTTGTCCGGGCTTGCCTCCGACGACGTGACTGAATTTCGCGGGTGGTTTGGTAGTGGCGCGCCGACGAAGTACCTACGAAAGTTTCAGGCAGCGATCGCAGCGGAAGACGCATCATTCGAACCGGAGGGCCTGGCGGAGTGGCTCGTAGATCAAAAGAAACAGTTCAATAGCGAGTCGTTGACGATGGTGCATGACATCGAGGCGTTCCTGAAGATTGAGGTCAGACGGGTGCTCGAGGACAACTACGGAGCTGAGTGGTATAAGAAGGGCGTCCCGAAGTTAGTCTTCGAGGAGGCTTCCACGCTTGCCGCCAAGAAGAACTGGGATCAGGACTTGGATTCACAGGTGGAATGGTGGGATTGTCTTCACGTTGTCGACTATCAGAAGATAATGCGTAACGGCGGGATGAAGACGTGGAACGAGCTTTTTGATAGCAGGTTCACGCTTCCTAGCGACGCGAAGGCATCGTCGTGGAAGGACAAGTCTGAGTGGGTAACCCGCTTCAACGAAATTCGAAATACTGCCTTCCACGGGAACGCAGTTTCCGAGGAGGATTACGCCTTCCTTCTAGGACTGCACGCTAGCTTCCCAAACGCCTAG
- a CDS encoding GIY-YIG nuclease family protein, with the protein MHVGKQVRLFLVDGTPGGLTTAEIINWTGHVLKGKREKLVAIRGREEARRTGVYILLGDDVGDGRIAYIGQSDDVANRLMQHDAKKDFWDEVVIVTSKDSNLTSAHVRYLESRLIKMAKSIGRVHLSNGNEPSGGADLPEADASDMDYFIEQLRIVLPVLGVEVLRGREARSEPGAAEQPVHDQYVDSPIFTLTNRAGVDARAQMIDGEFTVLRGSRIRTVMQRPKAGVATTMRQFEARSRLHALVIADAVASPDGATMKLTQDVVFTSPSAASAVLQGYATANGRADWRTTDGVTFGAWEAAGAT; encoded by the coding sequence ATGCACGTGGGCAAGCAGGTTCGTCTCTTCCTCGTCGACGGCACGCCCGGCGGCCTCACGACGGCGGAGATCATCAACTGGACCGGCCACGTACTGAAAGGCAAGCGTGAGAAGCTCGTCGCGATCCGGGGACGCGAGGAGGCTAGACGCACTGGCGTCTACATCCTTCTCGGCGACGACGTCGGCGATGGCAGAATCGCTTACATCGGCCAGTCGGACGATGTTGCCAATCGACTTATGCAACACGATGCCAAGAAGGACTTCTGGGACGAAGTTGTTATCGTCACCTCAAAGGACTCCAATCTGACAAGTGCGCACGTGCGGTATCTCGAGTCGCGACTGATCAAGATGGCGAAATCCATCGGTCGCGTGCACTTGTCCAACGGGAACGAGCCCTCCGGCGGCGCTGACCTCCCCGAGGCCGACGCGTCGGACATGGACTACTTCATCGAGCAACTGCGCATTGTGCTCCCTGTGCTTGGCGTCGAGGTACTTCGAGGTCGTGAGGCTCGCTCCGAGCCAGGCGCTGCCGAGCAGCCTGTACATGACCAGTACGTCGACAGTCCCATTTTTACGCTGACGAATCGCGCAGGCGTTGACGCCCGTGCGCAGATGATCGACGGCGAGTTCACGGTGCTGAGGGGATCGCGCATTAGAACCGTCATGCAGCGTCCCAAGGCGGGCGTTGCGACCACCATGAGGCAGTTCGAGGCCCGATCTCGACTTCATGCACTCGTGATCGCCGACGCGGTGGCGTCGCCAGACGGAGCCACGATGAAATTAACCCAAGACGTCGTCTTTACCTCGCCGTCGGCCGCATCGGCCGTATTGCAGGGATACGCCACCGCGAACGGGCGCGCAGACTGGCGTACTACAGACGGGGTCACCTTCGGCGCCTGGGAGGCGGCCGGCGCGACGTGA
- a CDS encoding Fic family protein, which translates to MTETFDWRALQVFPEALSAETLAALERADAYRERWRELLQGATDDELEVRRNRNFRRHAIETGIIERLYDIDWGTTEALVAEGITLDVAEREGAVSPETLDTINAQLDGLQLLVSFVNEKREFSTSFVKELHIAITRTQRFIDARDSFGHAVAVHLEHGVWKRTDNHVMLRDGSKQLYTPAIFIQDEMDRLVELYLDYQNSEIHPIALAAWLHHSFISIHPFADGNGRVARALTLLALMHGQFVPIVVRRDSREEYIDALDLANRGDLEPLIRFFARLEEQAALAELEIRPTTVATSAVEVAQEYARSLKARLEFSNTERREGAEALATDLNSKTNELLVETAAELQAVFAEIDPRADVWTDSQQPPSEKSKWWRAEIIRAAREVDFYSNMSDGVWWSKLTARVLERELHYVAVVQRVGHGETGILALTFFAESKVARRDKAGASSQTPQPFERLIRLRPSDSVTFLHTDEVEEAWGKALDAINKTLTASVASFLDASG; encoded by the coding sequence ATGACGGAAACCTTCGACTGGCGTGCGCTGCAGGTGTTCCCTGAAGCGCTATCAGCTGAAACGCTCGCGGCGCTCGAACGGGCCGACGCGTACCGCGAGCGCTGGCGCGAACTCTTGCAAGGAGCCACCGACGACGAGTTGGAGGTTCGTCGCAATCGCAACTTCCGCCGGCACGCGATTGAAACCGGCATCATCGAGCGTCTTTACGATATTGACTGGGGGACGACGGAGGCTCTGGTGGCGGAAGGTATCACCCTCGATGTTGCGGAGCGTGAGGGCGCTGTATCGCCAGAAACGCTCGATACCATCAATGCTCAGCTCGACGGGCTGCAGTTGCTCGTCAGTTTCGTGAACGAGAAGCGCGAGTTCTCTACAAGCTTCGTGAAAGAGTTGCACATTGCGATCACGAGGACGCAGAGGTTCATCGACGCACGAGACAGCTTCGGTCATGCGGTGGCAGTGCACTTGGAGCATGGGGTGTGGAAGCGCACGGACAACCACGTCATGCTGAGGGATGGCTCGAAGCAGCTCTACACGCCGGCGATCTTCATCCAGGATGAGATGGATCGACTCGTTGAGCTGTATCTCGATTATCAAAATTCCGAGATTCATCCAATTGCACTCGCGGCATGGCTGCACCACTCGTTCATTAGCATCCATCCCTTCGCGGATGGAAATGGTCGAGTGGCCAGGGCGCTAACGCTCCTTGCTCTCATGCACGGACAGTTCGTGCCGATCGTCGTGCGTCGCGACAGCAGAGAGGAGTATATCGATGCGCTAGACCTCGCCAATCGCGGAGACCTTGAGCCTCTTATCCGCTTCTTCGCACGGCTCGAAGAGCAAGCTGCACTTGCGGAACTAGAAATTCGTCCGACGACGGTCGCGACGTCGGCAGTAGAAGTCGCTCAGGAGTACGCTCGGTCACTCAAGGCGCGTCTTGAGTTCTCGAACACTGAGCGCCGTGAGGGTGCCGAAGCTCTCGCCACGGACCTCAACTCGAAAACGAATGAGTTGCTCGTCGAGACCGCTGCCGAGTTGCAGGCGGTATTCGCCGAGATTGATCCCCGGGCGGACGTCTGGACCGACTCTCAGCAACCGCCTTCCGAGAAGTCTAAGTGGTGGAGGGCTGAGATCATTCGCGCGGCTCGCGAGGTCGACTTCTACTCGAACATGTCGGATGGAGTGTGGTGGTCGAAGTTGACCGCGAGAGTGCTTGAGCGAGAACTTCACTATGTGGCAGTCGTGCAAAGGGTTGGTCACGGGGAGACTGGAATCCTTGCGCTGACGTTCTTCGCTGAGAGCAAAGTTGCACGGCGCGATAAGGCTGGAGCCAGTTCACAGACACCGCAGCCGTTCGAGCGTCTCATCCGGCTCCGACCGTCAGACAGCGTCACGTTCCTGCACACGGACGAAGTCGAGGAGGCCTGGGGTAAAGCGCTTGACGCAATCAACAAGACACTCACGGCTTCAGTGGCGAGCTTCCTGGATGCCTCCGGCTGA